The Elusimicrobiota bacterium DNA window TGCTGGCCTCCGCGGACCAGCTCGAGCAGGTGCTCCTCAACCTCTGTCTGAACGCGCGCGACGCGATGTCCGGGGCCGGGAGGATCACCGTCGCGACGCGCGCCCGGAGAGTCGACAAGTCCCTGCTCCTGTCCCACGGCGCCGTGGATCCCGGGGACTACGTCGTCCTCAGCGTCGCCGACACGGGCGCGGGCATCCCCGAGGACATCCGCTCGATGATCTTCGAGCCGTTCTTCTCCACGAAGAAGAGCGGCCAGGGCACCGGCCTGGGGCTGTCGATCGTCTACGGCATCATCGCCGATCACCAAGGCGCCATCGACCTCGTCAGCCGCCCCGGCGCCACCGAGTTCCGGCTCTATCTGCCCGTGACGCGGCGCGCGCCGCAGCCGACGCCCGTTCCCGCGCCCGCCCCCGCGCCGGCGCGCGGGACGGAGACCATCCTGCTCGCCGACGACGACGAGGCCGTGCGGGGGATCATCGTGCGCGTCCTCCAGCCGCTGGGCTACCGCCTGCTCGTCGCCGCCGACGGCGAGGAGGCCTGGACGCTCTATACGGAGAACGCCGGGAAGGTGGCGATGGCCGTGCTCGACGTGGTCATGCCCCGGCTCAAGGGCGACGAGGTCTACGCGCGCATCGCCGCGAGGGAGCCGGGCTTCAAGGTCCTGTTCATCAGCGGCCACGCGGCGGGCCGGGCCGAGCAGGCCATCCGCGCCGGGAACCACCCGTTCCTCGCCAAGCCGTTCGCCCTCGAGAGGATACCGGTCATGGTGCGCGAGATCCTCGACCGCGGGAAATGAGGACGATCCCCCTCGAGGCCGCCGCGCGGCTGTTCCTGAGCCGCCAGCACCTCGACCGGCCGGGGAAACGCGGGCTGAGCGCGGAGAACCTCGCCCGCTTCGTCGCGGACGCGGGCGGCCTGCAGCTCGACTCCATCAACGTCGCGGCGCGCGCCCACGAGCTGACGCTGTGGAGCCGCTTCGGGCCCTACGACCGCGCGGAGCTCGACCGCCTGGTCTACGGGCGGCGCGCCCTGTTCGAGTACTGGGCGCACGCGGCCTGCCTGATCGCCGAGAGCGACCGCCCGGCCTGGGCGCGCGCGATGGCCGATTACCGCCGCCGCCACACCGGCTGGTCGACCTGGCTCAAGGCCAATCCCCGCGTCCTGCGCCGCGTCGAGGCCGAGATCCGGACCCGGGGCCCCCTGTCGTCGTCGGACTTCGAGCGCCCCGCGGCCTCGGGCAAATCGGCCGGCTGGTGGGACTGGAAGCCGGCGCATCACGCGCTGCACTACCTCTGGATGACGGGCCGGCTC harbors:
- a CDS encoding response regulator, which codes for MDAGDIVTASRRGGALARRLLSMTRHAAEKKPISLNEAVSANEKILRLAAGEKIELALDLDPAAPAVLASADQLEQVLLNLCLNARDAMSGAGRITVATRARRVDKSLLLSHGAVDPGDYVVLSVADTGAGIPEDIRSMIFEPFFSTKKSGQGTGLGLSIVYGIIADHQGAIDLVSRPGATEFRLYLPVTRRAPQPTPVPAPAPAPARGTETILLADDDEAVRGIIVRVLQPLGYRLLVAADGEEAWTLYTENAGKVAMAVLDVVMPRLKGDEVYARIAAREPGFKVLFISGHAAGRAEQAIRAGNHPFLAKPFALERIPVMVREILDRGK